A portion of the Symphalangus syndactylus isolate Jambi chromosome 13, NHGRI_mSymSyn1-v2.1_pri, whole genome shotgun sequence genome contains these proteins:
- the TMEM150B gene encoding modulator of macroautophagy TMEM150B: MWGYLSLMPVFLAVWAISGVWIVFAIAVTNRTVDLSKGFPYISICGSFPPQSCIFSQVLNMGAALAAWICIVRYHQLRDWGVGRWPNQLILWTGLLCALGTSVVGNFQEKNQRPTHLAGAFLAFVLGNVYFWLQLLLWRLKSLPQPGAAWIGPLRLGLCSVCTILIVAMIVLHACSLRSVSAACEWVVAMLLFALFGLFAIDFSALESCTLCVQPWPSLSPPPASPISLPVQL, from the exons ATGTGGGGCTACCTGTCGCTGATGCCTGTCTTTCTAGCTGTCTGGGCTATCTCTGGCGTCTGGATCGT TTTTGCCATTGCAGTGACCAACAGGACTGTGGACCTCAGCAAAGGCTTTCCCTACATCAG CATCTGCGGATCCTTCCCCCCTCAGAGCTGCATCTTCAGCCAGGTGCTCAATATGGGAGCTGCTCTGG CCGCGTGGATCTGCATTGTCCGTTACCACCAGCTCCGGGACTGGGGCGTCGGAAGGTGGCCTAACCAGCTGATCCTATGGACGGGTCTTCTCTGTGCCCTGGGCACCTCCGTGGTAGGCAATTTCCAG gAAAAGAACCAGCGGCCCACGCACTTGGCAGGGGCCTTCCTTGCCTTCGTCTTGGGTAATGTCTACTTCTGGCTGCAGCTCCTCCTGTGGAGGCTGAAGAGCCTGCCCCAGCCCGGGGCTGCCTGGATCGGGCCACTCCGCCTGGGCCTCTGCAGCGTCTGCACCATCCTCATTGTGGCCA TGATCGTCCTCCACGCCTGCTCACTGCGTAGTGTCTCTGCGGCCTGCGAGTGGGTCGTGGCCATGCTGCTGTTTGCGCTCTTCGGTCTCTTTGCCATTGACTTCTCCGCCCTGGAGAGCTGCACCCTGTGTGTTCAGCCGtggcccagcctcagccccccgcCGGCCTCCCCCATCTCCCTGCCGGTCCAGCTGTAG